From the genome of Papaver somniferum cultivar HN1 chromosome 2, ASM357369v1, whole genome shotgun sequence, one region includes:
- the LOC113350232 gene encoding psbP domain-containing protein 7, chloroplastic-like encodes MALQNWLYAGNSVRLRPVYVTQLPGKYRLLVPRSTGRSRAEEFIFQRRFFVGIGTAAAVVLGANFVGVTSFLLGLSPQTGRDLKLDVLYPIEGYSRCLEPNEGFEFIYPASWVGDQTLLRRAVGKAELERSLDLPPLNDKNSTNRHRGSSSNEPKVAFGPPGSNGELNVSVIVSAVPLDFSIEAFGGPKEIGETVVRTITGARSGVKATLLESTVRQDSIKQLNYYTLEFQVESSSFRRHNIAVCCAENGRLFTLNAQAPESIWSKVKQQFNTVADSFHVTT; translated from the exons ATGGCTTTACAGAACTGGCTCTATGCCGGAAACAGTGTTAGATTGCGGCCAGTATATGTAACTCAATTGCCTGGAAAATATAGGTTGCTAGTGCCACGGTCAACAGGAAGATCCCGGGCTGAAGAATTCATATTTCAGAGACGGTTTTTTGTGGGAATTGGGACAGCTGCTGCAGTAGTCCTTGGTGCTAATTTTGTTGGAGTAACAAGCTTTCTTCTTGGATTGTCACCACAAACAGGAAGAGATTTGAAATTAGATGTTCTTTATCCGATTGAAGGATATAGTAGATGCCTTGAGCCTAATGAAGGTTTCG AATTCATTTATCCGGCGAGCTGGGTTGGAGATCAAACACTCTTGCGTCGAGCTGTAGGGAAGGCCGAGTTGGAGAGATCCCTCGACCTCCCTCCATTGAACGATAAGAACTCAACCAATCGTCATCGTGGGAGTTCATCTAATGAACCAAAGGTCGCATTCGGTCCCCCGGGGTCCAATGGTGAACTTAACGTTAGTGTTATTGTTTCTGCCGTTCCTCTCGATTTTTC GATTGAAGCATTTGGAGGTCCAAAGGAAATAGGAGAAACAGTGGTAAGAACGATTACAGGAGCAAGAAGTGGTGTTAAGGCAACGTTACTAGAATCAACGGTTAGACAAGATTCAATAAAGCAACTGAATTACTATACGTTGGAATTCCAAGTTGAGAGCTCTTCCTTTCGCCGTCACAACATCGCCGTTTGTTGTGCAGAAAACGGAAGGTTATTCACGTTGAATGCCCAAGcgccagagtcaatttggtccaAAGTGAAACAACAATTCAATACAGTGGCCGACTCTTTTCATGTCACAACTTAA